One window from the genome of Devosia yakushimensis encodes:
- a CDS encoding GntR family transcriptional regulator, which translates to MAQVLETSEETIALRVVRALRDEIVTMALRPGDVISESDIAGRYGVSRQPVREAFIRLAQQGLLLIRPKRATVVKKISPDGVRQSRFIRESIEVEIIRRVAANPGNDAAAVLEGLIADQEKASAANDRAAFHTLDELFHRTLARLAGVEYAWQLIDDHKIQLDRVRYLTLGVSSSQRAIVEHKAIASAVSKADVAAAEAAMREHLERAEVLLTQTIEDFPDYFE; encoded by the coding sequence ATGGCCCAGGTGCTGGAAACGAGTGAGGAAACCATTGCGCTGCGCGTCGTTCGGGCGTTGCGCGACGAGATTGTCACCATGGCCTTGCGGCCGGGCGACGTGATTTCCGAAAGCGATATTGCGGGACGCTATGGCGTGTCGCGCCAGCCGGTGCGTGAGGCCTTTATTCGCCTGGCGCAGCAGGGATTGCTGCTGATCCGGCCCAAGCGGGCCACGGTGGTCAAGAAAATTTCGCCCGATGGGGTCAGGCAATCGCGGTTTATCCGCGAATCCATCGAGGTGGAAATCATCCGTCGCGTAGCGGCCAATCCGGGCAATGATGCCGCCGCGGTGCTCGAAGGGTTGATCGCCGACCAGGAAAAAGCCTCGGCGGCCAATGACCGGGCGGCGTTTCATACGCTGGACGAATTGTTCCACCGCACACTCGCCCGGCTGGCGGGGGTGGAATATGCTTGGCAGCTGATCGACGACCACAAGATCCAGCTCGACCGGGTGCGATACCTGACGCTGGGTGTCTCCTCGAGCCAGCGCGCGATTGTCGAGCACAAGGCGATTGCCTCGGCTGTGAGCAAGGCGGATGTGGCGGCGGCCGAAGCGGCGATGCGCGAGCACCTGGAGCGGGCGGAAGTGCTGCTGACCCAGACGATCGAAGATTTTCCAGACTATTTTGAGTAG
- a CDS encoding Gfo/Idh/MocA family oxidoreductase, with the protein MAKTYALVGTGGRARMFYEAILGPHREHSRLVALCDTNQVRMDYTNRAIEQELSGKAVPTYKASEFAKMIAETKPATVIVTSIDRTHHQYIIASLEAGCDVITEKPMTTDPEKCQAILDAVERTGRSVRVTFNYRYAPHNAALRELIAEGAIGTPTSVHFEWLLDTRHGADYFRRWHRDKRNSGGLMVHKSTHHFDLVNFWLGSQPDTVFAMGDLKFYGRANAEDRGVFTPYTRTTGVEAAKDDPFAIDLTANPVQKGLYWDGEKEDGYQRDQNVFGDGISIEDTMNVMVRYRNKAVMTYSLYAYAPWEGFNVAINGTGGRLELMVRETSYINAGSTSTAEGAAKGVDLYHFPLHGEARVIPIKHAQGGHGGGDNIMLEEIFGNATPKPGYGANHRDGALSILTGIAANQSFATGLPVNVGKLVRL; encoded by the coding sequence ATGGCCAAGACCTACGCACTGGTGGGAACCGGGGGTCGGGCACGGATGTTTTATGAAGCCATCCTGGGGCCCCATCGCGAACATTCCCGGCTCGTCGCGCTCTGCGACACCAATCAGGTCCGCATGGACTATACCAATCGGGCGATCGAGCAGGAATTGTCCGGCAAGGCCGTGCCCACCTACAAGGCCAGCGAATTCGCCAAGATGATCGCTGAGACCAAACCCGCTACGGTCATCGTCACCTCCATCGATCGCACCCACCACCAATATATTATCGCCTCGCTCGAAGCCGGCTGCGACGTCATCACCGAAAAGCCGATGACCACCGACCCCGAAAAGTGTCAGGCGATCCTCGACGCGGTCGAGCGGACCGGCCGCTCGGTGCGGGTGACCTTCAATTATCGCTATGCCCCCCACAATGCCGCTTTGCGCGAATTGATCGCCGAAGGCGCCATCGGCACCCCCACTTCGGTGCATTTCGAATGGCTGCTCGATACCCGCCACGGCGCCGATTATTTCCGCCGCTGGCACCGCGACAAGCGCAATAGCGGGGGCCTGATGGTCCACAAATCGACCCACCATTTTGACCTCGTCAATTTCTGGCTCGGCAGCCAGCCCGACACGGTCTTTGCCATGGGCGATCTCAAATTCTACGGCCGCGCCAATGCCGAGGATCGCGGGGTGTTCACCCCCTATACCCGCACCACGGGCGTTGAAGCCGCCAAGGATGACCCCTTCGCCATCGACCTGACCGCCAACCCGGTCCAGAAGGGCCTCTATTGGGACGGCGAAAAGGAAGACGGCTACCAGCGCGACCAGAACGTGTTTGGCGACGGCATCTCCATCGAGGATACGATGAATGTCATGGTCCGCTACCGCAACAAGGCGGTCATGACCTATTCGCTCTATGCCTATGCCCCCTGGGAAGGCTTCAACGTCGCCATCAACGGCACCGGCGGGCGCTTGGAGCTGATGGTGCGCGAAACCTCTTACATCAATGCCGGCTCCACCTCGACTGCCGAAGGCGCCGCCAAGGGCGTCGACCTCTATCACTTCCCCCTGCATGGCGAAGCGCGCGTCATCCCGATCAAGCATGCCCAGGGCGGTCATGGCGGGGGCGACAATATCATGCTCGAAGAAATCTTCGGCAACGCCACCCCCAAGCCCGGCTACGGCGCCAACCACCGCGACGGCGCCCTCTCCATCCTCACCGGCATCGCCGCCAACCAATCCTTCGCCACCGGCCTGCCGGTAAACGTCGGCAAACTGGTTCGCCTCTAA
- a CDS encoding ATP-binding protein has protein sequence MKVAIDMGATTGSAPATLDLEELLATRLLVQGNSGSGKSHLLRRLLEQSAPWVQQCIVDPEGDFVTLADKFGHVVVDATRTEAELTRIAGRIRQHRVSVVLNLEGLDVEQQMRAAAAFLGGMFDADRDFWYPVLVVVDEAQLFAPSVAGEVSDEARKLSLGAMTNLMCRGRKRGLAGVIATQRLAKLAKNVAAEASNFLMGRTFLDIDMARAADLLGMEKRQAEQFRDLARGHFVALGPAISRRPMPVTIGAVETSARSTSPKLTPFEAPIDAADLIFTASPEEIVRPVVRRPAPPPPPSTNELLAQVARARPEVEAAPQSLFPEIDEAERDSQIDAIMVELLGDPDASFRTVAVLYQDFLVRCRIRRVPGEPPALPAFKRKLAVARVAPDTEVAASDGWQTALSLSETLSDDVQGVFLVLAQAALTSAPCPSDATLARLYGTHSASRARRLVTWFEERGLLVVRLDFRNNRVIAFPELSAETAPGDPNGPDVMIDERGAAE, from the coding sequence ATGAAGGTAGCAATCGACATGGGCGCGACGACGGGGTCTGCGCCCGCCACGCTCGATCTCGAGGAATTGCTGGCCACGCGCCTTTTGGTGCAGGGCAATTCTGGCTCCGGCAAATCCCATTTGCTGCGCCGCCTGCTCGAACAATCGGCCCCTTGGGTGCAGCAATGCATTGTCGATCCCGAGGGCGATTTCGTCACCTTGGCCGATAAATTCGGCCATGTCGTGGTCGATGCCACCCGCACCGAAGCCGAACTCACCCGCATTGCCGGCCGCATCCGCCAGCACCGCGTCTCCGTCGTGCTCAATCTTGAGGGCCTCGACGTCGAGCAGCAAATGCGCGCCGCCGCCGCATTCCTCGGCGGCATGTTCGATGCCGATCGCGATTTCTGGTATCCCGTCCTCGTCGTCGTCGACGAAGCCCAGCTTTTCGCCCCCTCCGTTGCCGGCGAAGTCTCCGACGAAGCCCGCAAGCTCTCCCTCGGCGCCATGACCAATTTGATGTGCCGCGGCCGCAAACGGGGCCTGGCCGGTGTTATCGCCACCCAGCGCCTCGCCAAGCTGGCCAAAAACGTCGCCGCCGAGGCCAGTAATTTCCTGATGGGCCGCACCTTCCTCGATATCGACATGGCCCGCGCCGCCGATCTGCTGGGTATGGAAAAGCGCCAGGCCGAGCAATTCCGCGATCTGGCCCGCGGCCATTTTGTGGCCCTCGGCCCCGCCATTTCCCGCCGCCCCATGCCGGTCACCATCGGCGCGGTGGAAACCTCGGCCCGCTCCACCAGCCCCAAGCTGACTCCCTTCGAAGCGCCGATCGACGCCGCCGACCTGATCTTCACCGCCAGCCCCGAAGAGATCGTCCGGCCCGTGGTCCGCCGCCCGGCTCCACCACCGCCGCCCTCGACCAATGAGCTCCTGGCCCAGGTCGCCCGCGCCCGCCCCGAGGTGGAAGCCGCCCCGCAAAGCCTCTTCCCCGAAATCGACGAGGCCGAACGCGATAGCCAGATCGACGCCATCATGGTCGAGCTATTGGGCGATCCCGACGCCAGCTTCCGCACCGTCGCCGTGCTCTACCAGGATTTTCTGGTCCGCTGCCGCATCCGCCGCGTGCCCGGCGAGCCCCCCGCTCTGCCCGCCTTCAAGCGCAAGCTGGCCGTCGCCCGCGTCGCCCCCGACACTGAAGTCGCGGCATCCGACGGCTGGCAGACCGCTCTATCGCTGTCCGAAACGCTCTCCGATGACGTCCAGGGCGTCTTCCTCGTGCTCGCCCAGGCCGCCCTCACCAGCGCCCCCTGCCCCTCCGACGCAACCCTGGCCCGCCTCTACGGCACCCATTCGGCCAGCCGCGCACGGCGCCTCGTGACCTGGTTCGAAGAACGCGGTCTTTTGGTCGTGCGCCTGGACTTCCGCAACAACCGCGTCATCGCCTTCCCCGAGCTATCGGCCGAAACCGCCCCCGGCGACCCCAACGGCCCCGATGTCATGATCGACGAACGCGGAGCGGCCGAGTAG
- a CDS encoding aldose epimerase family protein: MSNIRIGNEHLSVEVSALGAEMQSLTTRDGRDWLWNGDAAFWTGRSPILFPIVGKAPEDHVSIEGVRYPMAQHGFARRSEFALVESGDDFCRFELAAGQATRSIYPFDFLLSVEHRVVGAAVAVTAEVTNRDHRPMPFGIGFHPAFLWPLPGCEGQEHTIRLDSGGAPALARLEGGLVDPEPLPSPFVHGVLALDRGRFTGDTMIFLDGAGAGLRYGAEGAEVHLTWENLPNLAFWTKQAEAPFICLEPWHGTAAAVGRGDGIEERPSTVLLGPGATGRYGFGAEVG; encoded by the coding sequence ATGAGCAATATCAGGATCGGCAACGAGCATTTGAGCGTCGAGGTTTCGGCGCTGGGGGCGGAGATGCAGTCGCTGACGACGCGGGATGGGCGGGACTGGCTGTGGAATGGCGATGCCGCGTTCTGGACCGGGCGGTCGCCGATTCTGTTTCCGATTGTGGGCAAGGCGCCCGAGGATCATGTCAGTATCGAGGGCGTGCGTTACCCCATGGCCCAGCATGGCTTTGCGCGGCGCAGTGAATTTGCACTGGTGGAAAGCGGGGACGATTTCTGCCGGTTCGAGCTGGCGGCCGGGCAGGCCACGCGCTCGATCTATCCGTTCGATTTCCTGTTGAGTGTCGAGCATCGCGTGGTGGGCGCGGCAGTGGCGGTGACGGCTGAGGTGACCAATCGGGACCATAGGCCCATGCCGTTCGGTATCGGGTTTCATCCGGCCTTCCTGTGGCCGCTGCCGGGCTGCGAGGGGCAGGAGCACACGATCCGGCTCGATAGCGGCGGGGCGCCGGCGCTGGCGCGGCTCGAGGGCGGGCTGGTTGATCCGGAGCCGCTGCCGTCGCCCTTCGTCCATGGGGTGCTGGCGCTGGACCGGGGCCGGTTTACCGGCGACACGATGATCTTTCTCGATGGCGCGGGAGCCGGGCTGCGTTATGGCGCGGAAGGCGCCGAAGTGCATCTGACCTGGGAAAATCTGCCGAACCTGGCATTCTGGACCAAGCAGGCGGAGGCGCCGTTCATCTGCCTAGAGCCCTGGCACGGGACGGCGGCGGCGGTCGGGCGCGGGGATGGGATTGAGGAGCGGCCGTCGACTGTGCTGCTGGGGCCGGGCGCGACGGGGCGGTATGGGTTCGGGGCTGAGGTGGGGTAG
- the hrpB gene encoding ATP-dependent helicase HrpB produces the protein MSPPPLPIDDALPALLTALAHSPYAVLVAPPGAGKTTRVPLALLTAPWRQDNRIIVLEPRRLAARAAAGQMARLLGEDIGQTVGYRVRMDTRITAKTRVEIVTEGVFTRMLLDDPELTGIAAILFDEFHERSLDGDLGLALTLDAAALRPDLRVLVMSATIDGGKVATLLDNAPIIESQGRAFPVETHYAEPDPLQRLEDQVTAAILSALRDHEGSALVFLPGQGEITRVAERLAARVPANTDIAPLYGQLTPAEQDRAIRPADSGRRKIVLATSIAETSLTIDGVRIVIDSGFRRVPAYEPATGLSTLQTRRVSRAGADQRRGRAGRTSPGVAIRLWNEGQNTALDLFDTPEILSADLAGFALDLAAWGITTPNALRFLDAPSAPAWAEATALLQRLDAIDASGRLTADGKALARLPLHPRLAHMVVAAAPEDDAQTAAELAVLIGERGLGGDSTDLSHRLDRFRSDRSKRASDARSMAQRWAKLAGGKAGGNLPAGHHLARAFPDRIAQAAGPRGKFRLANGRQASLEQTDALASAPFLVVTDITGAAATARIRAAAPLSREDLEALFAHHITTETTLAFDEASASVRARRIRRLDALRLADEPGPVEDLQTAARLLAEAAIRRGPDALPWSKDQKALRARASFLHNSIGAPWPDLSATALATNPDWLAPHLLGETRLSAITAEHLGAALDTLMPWSDRQQIDTLLPSHFAAPSGSHLPIDYAAENGPALEIRVQELFGLDRHPSIAGGKIPLLLILLSPAHRPIQTTRDLPGFWRGSWKDVAKDLKGRYPRHFWPEDPINAAATARAKPRGT, from the coding sequence TTGTCCCCGCCACCCCTGCCCATCGATGACGCCCTCCCCGCCCTGCTCACGGCCCTGGCGCACAGCCCCTATGCCGTCCTCGTCGCCCCGCCCGGCGCCGGCAAAACCACCCGCGTCCCCCTCGCCCTGCTCACCGCCCCCTGGCGCCAGGACAACCGCATCATCGTCCTCGAACCCCGCCGCCTCGCCGCCCGCGCCGCCGCCGGCCAGATGGCGCGCCTGCTCGGCGAAGATATCGGCCAAACCGTGGGCTACCGCGTACGCATGGACACCCGTATCACCGCCAAGACCCGCGTGGAGATCGTCACCGAAGGCGTCTTCACCCGCATGCTGCTCGACGATCCCGAACTGACCGGCATCGCCGCAATCCTGTTCGACGAATTCCACGAACGCAGCCTCGATGGCGATCTGGGTCTCGCCCTCACCCTCGACGCTGCCGCCCTCCGCCCCGACCTGCGCGTCCTCGTCATGTCCGCCACCATCGATGGCGGAAAAGTCGCCACCCTCCTCGACAACGCCCCCATCATCGAAAGCCAGGGCCGCGCCTTCCCGGTCGAAACCCATTACGCCGAACCCGACCCGCTCCAACGCCTCGAAGATCAAGTCACCGCAGCCATCCTATCCGCCCTGCGCGACCACGAGGGCTCCGCCCTCGTCTTCCTCCCCGGCCAGGGCGAGATCACCCGCGTCGCCGAACGCCTCGCCGCCCGCGTCCCCGCCAATACCGACATCGCCCCCCTTTACGGCCAGCTCACCCCGGCCGAGCAAGACCGCGCCATCCGCCCCGCCGACTCCGGCCGTCGCAAAATCGTCCTCGCCACCTCCATTGCCGAAACCTCCCTCACCATCGACGGCGTCCGCATCGTCATCGATTCAGGCTTCCGCCGCGTCCCCGCCTACGAGCCCGCCACCGGCCTCTCGACCCTACAAACCCGCCGCGTCTCCCGCGCCGGCGCCGACCAGCGTCGCGGCCGCGCCGGCCGCACCAGTCCGGGCGTCGCCATCCGCCTCTGGAACGAAGGCCAAAATACCGCCCTAGACCTCTTCGACACCCCCGAAATCCTCTCCGCCGACCTGGCCGGTTTCGCCCTAGACCTGGCCGCCTGGGGCATCACCACCCCAAACGCCCTGCGCTTCCTCGATGCCCCATCCGCCCCCGCCTGGGCCGAAGCCACCGCGCTCCTGCAACGCCTCGACGCCATCGACGCAAGCGGCCGCCTCACCGCCGATGGGAAAGCCCTTGCCCGCCTGCCGCTCCACCCGCGCCTAGCCCATATGGTGGTCGCCGCCGCACCCGAAGACGATGCCCAAACCGCCGCCGAACTTGCCGTGCTGATCGGTGAACGCGGCCTGGGCGGCGACAGCACCGACCTCAGCCACCGCCTCGACCGTTTCCGCAGTGACCGCTCCAAACGCGCCAGTGATGCCCGTTCCATGGCCCAGCGCTGGGCCAAACTAGCCGGCGGCAAAGCGGGCGGCAATCTCCCCGCCGGCCATCACCTCGCCCGTGCCTTCCCCGACCGCATCGCCCAGGCCGCCGGCCCGCGCGGCAAATTCCGCCTCGCCAATGGCCGCCAGGCCAGTCTCGAGCAAACCGACGCCCTCGCCAGCGCCCCCTTCCTCGTCGTCACCGACATCACCGGCGCCGCTGCCACTGCCCGCATTCGCGCCGCTGCGCCCCTCTCCCGCGAAGACCTAGAAGCCCTCTTCGCCCACCACATCACGACCGAAACGACGCTGGCCTTCGACGAAGCCTCCGCGTCCGTCCGCGCCCGTCGCATAAGGCGCCTCGACGCCCTGCGCCTAGCCGATGAACCCGGCCCGGTCGAAGACCTGCAAACCGCCGCCCGACTCCTCGCCGAGGCCGCCATCAGGCGCGGCCCCGACGCCCTCCCCTGGTCTAAGGATCAAAAGGCCCTGCGCGCCCGCGCCAGCTTCCTGCACAATTCTATCGGCGCGCCCTGGCCCGACCTCTCCGCCACCGCCCTCGCCACCAATCCCGATTGGCTCGCCCCTCACCTGCTGGGCGAAACCCGCCTATCCGCCATCACTGCCGAACATCTCGGCGCCGCCCTCGACACACTTATGCCCTGGTCCGACCGCCAGCAGATCGACACGCTCCTGCCCAGCCATTTCGCCGCCCCCTCCGGCAGCCACCTCCCCATCGACTACGCCGCCGAAAACGGCCCGGCGCTGGAAATCCGCGTGCAGGAACTCTTCGGCCTCGACCGCCACCCGTCGATCGCCGGCGGCAAAATCCCCCTCCTCCTCATCCTCCTCTCCCCCGCCCACCGCCCCATCCAGACCACCAGAGACCTCCCCGGCTTCTGGCGCGGTAGCTGGAAAGACGTCGCCAAGGATTTGAAAGGCCGATACCCCCGCCATTTCTGGCCCGAAGACCCCATCAACGCTGCCGCCACAGCAAGGGCCAAACCAAGAGGCACGTGA
- the msrB gene encoding peptide-methionine (R)-S-oxide reductase MsrB, which translates to MDSHAFKVTRTDAEWREKLTPEQYQVMRNHGTEQPGSCALLYEKRAGVFSCAGCDTPLFESTLKFESGTGWPSFNDPLPGAVETTTDRSYGMVRTEVHCAACGSHLGHVFPDGPPPTGLRYCINGVALEFSPA; encoded by the coding sequence ATGGACAGCCATGCCTTCAAAGTGACCCGTACCGATGCGGAATGGCGGGAGAAGCTGACGCCCGAACAATACCAGGTGATGCGCAATCATGGCACCGAGCAGCCGGGTAGCTGCGCGCTGCTGTATGAAAAGCGCGCGGGGGTATTTTCCTGCGCCGGCTGCGATACGCCGCTGTTCGAATCGACGCTGAAATTTGAAAGCGGCACGGGCTGGCCGAGCTTCAACGATCCGCTGCCGGGCGCGGTGGAGACGACGACCGACCGTTCCTATGGCATGGTGCGGACCGAAGTGCATTGCGCGGCGTGTGGGAGCCATTTGGGGCATGTGTTCCCCGATGGTCCGCCGCCGACGGGGCTGCGCTATTGCATCAATGGGGTGGCGCTGGAGTTTTCGCCGGCCTAA